A window of the Bacillus marinisedimentorum genome harbors these coding sequences:
- a CDS encoding RNA polymerase subunit sigma-70, translated as MRYNRKNETANNGNSQLFGVDFHDFMQKQETSSSMELAQEFGLSLKDIRALKEKMMRS; from the coding sequence ATGAGATATAATCGGAAAAATGAAACGGCGAACAACGGAAACAGCCAGCTTTTCGGAGTGGATTTTCATGACTTCATGCAAAAGCAGGAAACATCCTCAAGCATGGAACTCGCTCAGGAATTCGGTCTTTCCCTGAAAGATATCAGGGCATTGAAAGAAAAGATGATGCGTTCCTGA